One stretch of Microcebus murinus isolate Inina chromosome 12, M.murinus_Inina_mat1.0, whole genome shotgun sequence DNA includes these proteins:
- the FREM1 gene encoding FRAS1-related extracellular matrix protein 1 isoform X8, with translation MNFLRWGGPGPLLLLLLLPAWASPTFISINRGLRVTKGRSAFLSGDDLKFAIPSEKDACKVEVVTNEPMTQRVGKLTPQVFDCHFLPNEVKYVHNGCPILDEDMVKLRLYRLTETDTFTETFVLRVYLLEPDCNIIRMSNNVLEVSEFYGLSRAIDKNLLTFDYDRTASLECTVRLDPVKTRLPAHGQVVLVEPRPEEPRGDQPHSFYPESHVGTELKCPGGSCPPGLKKIGSLKVSCEEFLLMGLRYQHMAPPSPNIDYISIQLDLTDSRSKIVYKSESAWLPVYIRAGIPNQIPRAAFMAMFTLEVDQFILTSFTTSVLDCEEDETPKPLLVFNITKAPLQGYVTHLLDHTRPISSFTWKDLSDMQIAYQPPNSSHSERRHYEVELEVFDFFFERSAPITVHISIRTADTNAPRVSWNTGLNLLEGQSRAITWEQFQIVDNDDIGAVRLVVVDGLKHGRLTLRDQSCCLCAPLFNLFHLCPFHQRGKDFSSPWLTFRLELSAIITMTVTPLKTLWSSGYLMGITASITNFPSTSCPKMIAPRSS, from the exons ATGAACTTTCTGCGCTGGGGGGGCCCGGgtcccctgctgctgctgctgctcctcccgGCCTGGGCCAGCCCCACCTTCATCAGCATCAACCGTGGGCTGAGGGTGACCAAGGGCCGCTCCGCATTCCTGTCAGGAGACGACCTGAAGTTTGCCATTCCCAGCGAGAAAGACGCCTGCAAAGTGGAAGTGGTGACGAATGAGCCAATGACCCAGAGGGTTGGGAAACTCACGCCACAG GTCTTTGATTGCCATTTCCTTCCCAATGAAGTAAAGTATGTTCACAACGGTTGCCCAATTCTTGATGAAGACATGGTGAAGCTTAGACTTTACAG ATTGACTGAAACAGACACCTTCACGGAAACCTTTGTCCTGCGGGTCTATCTCTTGGAGCCAGATTGCAACATCATCCGCATGAGTAACAATGTGCTGGAGGTGTCTGAATTCTATGGCCTGTCCCGGGCGATTGATAAGAACCTGCTCACGTTTGATTATGACAGGACGGCTAGCCTGGAGTGCACGGTCAGGCTGGACCCCGTGAAAACTCGGCTGCCAGCCCACGGCCAGGTGGTTCTGGTGGAGCCTCGACCGGAAGAACCTCGTGGAGATCAGCCGCATAGTTTTTACCCCGAGTCCc ATGTGGGAACAGAACTGAAGTGTCCAGGTGGAAGCTGTCCCCCGGGACTGAAGAAAATAGGAAGTCTCAAAGTCAGCTGTGAGGAGTTCCTGCTGATGGGCCTTCGCTATCAACACATGGCTCCCCCTTCACCCAATATCGATTATATCTCCATCCAACTGGACCTCACAGATAGCAGGAGTAAAATCGTGTACAAG TCAGAGAGCGCGTGGTTGCCCGTCTACATCCGAGCTGGCATTCCGAATCAGATTCCGAGGGCTGCATTCATGGCCATGTTTACCCTGGAAGTGGATCAGTTCATCCTGACCTCTTTTACTACATCGGTTCTGGACTGCGAGGAAGATGAGACCCCCAAGCCCTTGCTGGTGTTCAACATCACGAAAGCCCCACTCCAGGGCTATGTGACTCACCTGTTGGATCACACCAGACCAATCTCCTCTTTCACCTGGAAAGATCTCAGCGACATGCAGATTGCCTATCAGCCACCAAACAGCAGCCACTCTGAGAGGAGACATTACGAG GTAGAGCTGGAGGTGTTCGACTTTTTCTTTGAAAGGAGTGCACCTATTACCGTCCACATCTCCATCAGAACCGCAGATACCAACGCCCCCCGAGTGTCCTGGAACACAG GTCTGAATCTTCTGGAGGGGCAGTCTCGGGCCATCACTTGGGAACAGTTTCAGATTGTAGACAATGATGACATTGGTGCTGTCCGGTTAGTCGTCGTTGATGGCCTGAAGCATGGACGGCTTACATTAAGAG ACCAGAGCTGCTGCCTCTGTGCTCCCTTGTTCAACCTGTTCCATCTCTGCCCTTTCCATCAGCGGGGAAAGGATTTCTCTTCACCGTGGCTGACCTTCAGGCTGGAGTTGTCCGCTATCATCACGATGACAGTGACTCCACTAAAGACTTTGTGGTCTTCAGGATATTTGATGGGCATCACAGCATCCATCACAAATTTCCCATCAACATCTTGCCCAAAGATGATAGCCCCCCGTTCCTCATAA